The genomic window CCTTCGTGTCGAGCAGGCCGTTGCCTGAGATCGACAGCTGTGACTGCTGGAGACCGGTCTCGTCACGATCGAGCATGATCAGCTCGTCCGGCGCGAACTTCATGATCTGGCGGCACAGTTCACTGCCGATGGAGCCTCCGGCGCCGGTGACGAGAACTTTCTTGCCCTGCAGGTAGCCCGCGATCGACTCGACCTCGGTATCGACGGGGTGCCGGCCGATGATGTCCTCGATGGCGATGTCGCGAACGTCCCCGAGGCGCGACTTGCCCTCTAGGATCTCGTCGAGCAGCGGCAGCACCATGAGACGGAGTCCTGCCTCCGCCGTGAGGTCGGCCAGTTCCTGCAACAGGGGCGCGTCGGCCTTGGCCACGCCCACGATGATGGCCTCAGCACCGCTTCGTTGTGCGGCGTCGACGAGCTCGCGGCGGGTGCCCAGGACGCGCACACCCTCGATCCGCAGGCCAGCCCTCTCCGGGTCGTCGTCGATCAGGCCGACAGGCAGGTACGGCGATGTCGGGTCTGTCAGCATCCGCCTGATCAGGTGGTTCGCGAGACGCCCGGCGCCGAAGATCAGAGTGGGCTGCGCGTCCTCGCCGGGTCGGTGCTGGCTCTCCACATACAGCCGAGCCACGTAGCGCAGAGCGCCCATGAGGACGAAGGCGAGCGGCATCGCTATGAAAACAGTGCTGCGGGCCACCATGATCTCCGTCCCGACGACGAGCACCGGCACGCCGACGACGATACCGGTCGAGACCACCGCTACCACGAGAGCGCGCACTTCGGCGAAGCTACCGGGTACGAACCGGCGCCGATATAGACCGGTCGCGAACCCGGCCATTGCGCTGATGAGGACGATCACCAGCGTGACGCCCGAGACGGCCCACCACGTGACGTTCTCGTAAGCAAAGTCATATCGCAGTGACACCGCGGTAGTCACCGCGAGCACCCACGCGATCGCGTCCAGACCGACCTGTAGGGCAGTCCTACTACGCGGGGAAGATGTATTCGGGTTCATCACCAAGTCCTTCCGCCGTCAGCGGAGACAAGGACCGCGTCTGCGGCCCAGAGCCAGAGCGAGCCTGCTCCGGCAGAGATCGCGACGGACCCGGGGGCACCGGCCGTCGTTGGTGCGCATCCCACACGTGCGGGTTCAGTAGATGTGTCGCCGACCGACGCGACGGCGACGCCGTCGCAGCCGACGGACCCGCCCGAGGCCACGAGATACTCGCCGGCGTCGGCGGTGACGGCCAGTGCGCCCTCGACGAAGGCGCCGGCGTCCCACGTGGTCGCGCCGTCGACGGTGCGGTGCAGCGTCCCGTCGCCGCAGAGGACACCCGCGCGGGTGTCGCTGACCACCGCGAGGTCGATCACGGGGCAGGGAGCAGCGTGGTCGCCCGAGGGGGAGTGGACGGTGTCCGTGTCCGTGCGCGTGACGTACCAGGCGGCGGCGAGGCGGTCGGGGTAGTCGCCAAACTCGGCACCTCCCGAGAAGGTCTGGGCGAACGCCGGTGCGCAGGTCGCGCCCGCGGGCCCCACGACGAAGACCGTGGCAGCGTCGGCGGCCTGGAGGCGGTCGATGCCCGCCAGCCCGACGTTCGTCGCGACGGACGTCGAGGACCAGTCCGCGCCTCCTGTGGTCGTCGTCTCCAGGGACAGCTCGGCGGTGTCCGTGCCCGGCGTGCAGGTGCCCACCTCGCCACGCCATGCGGTGTCGCCGTCGACTGCGGACAGCAGACGCGTGGGCTGTACGGCGGCGGCCGATGTCGGCGTCGCCGAGGGAGTCGGGGCGACGGGTGCCGTCGACTCCTCGGCGGGGCTCGACGGCTGGAGGGCGGAGGGTTCGCGGTCCGCGGCGAGACCGGCAGGCTCCCGAGTCACGGCGACGGCGATCAGTCCGACGTCGACGAGCAGGAACGCGGCGATCCCCAGGACGGCGAGGCGGCGACGGGTGCTGGCTCGCTGGCCGCGCTTCCGGCGTGCGTCGGGCATCAGGCGTTCCCGCTCGCGGCCGCACGGCGCAGCAGATCGAGGACGACGTCGGCGGCGGGCACGAGCTGGCGTCCCGACTCGGCGAACGTCTCGTCCGAACGCCGGTAGGGGTCGACGACGTCGTCGTCGATCGCGTCCTCGGGGGCGGGGACCGTGCCCCGCCGCGAGGCCAGCAGCACGACGGCGGCACGGAGCCGGTCGGCGACGGGGGAGCCGACCAAGGGCATCACCGCTGCGAGCTCGGCGTCCGTCACGCCCTCGGCCAGCCGGGCGGCCTCGCGCATCGTGAAGGTGTACCGGCTCGCACGAGGGTGCATGGACACGACCGCGCGGCGGTGTTCCCGAGCGAGGGCGATGACGAGGTCGGCCGAGCGCACGTCGCGTTCGAAGAGGAAGCGGGCCCGGTGGTCGTCGGGCTCGAGGTCGTAGGAGCGGGCGAGGGCACGAGCCTGGTCGGGCATCACGTCGTCGTCGACCGCCATCGTGCCGGCGCTCGAGACGACGACGTCGTCGAGGTCGGCGAGGCCGCGGCGCAGGTACAGCTCGGCCAGGGGGCTGCGACAGATGTTGCCGGTGCAAACGGTCAGCAGCGAGAAGCCGGTCGGGGCCCCTCGGGGGGAGAACAGGCTCACGGCAACTACCTCGCCGAGCGCGAGCGCGTCTTCGGCGCGGCAGGCAGGTCGCCGATGCCGGCCTCGGGGGTGTCCTGCTCCATGCCGTAGTACGCGCCGTAGTTGCCGTAGCCGTAGGCGTCCGGTCCCTTGGTGGGCAGCATGGTGAGCACGATTCCGAGCACCTTGCTGCCGATGTGCTCGAGGTTCCGCAGGGCCGACTGCAGCTCGTTGCGGGTCGTGCGCCCTGCCGCCGAGACGACGATCGCGCCGCCTGTCAGCTTGCTGAGGATCGCGGCGTCGGTCACGGGCAGCAGCGGCGGTGCGTCGATCAAGACGTAGTCGAAGGACGCGTTGAGCGACTCGAGCAGGGCGATCATGGCCTTCGAGCCGAGCAGCTCGCTCGGGTTCGGGGGAACGCGACCGGCGGGCAGCACGTACATCGTCCCGCGGCCCCAGGCCTGGAGGACGTCCTGCAGGTCGGCACGGCCGATGAGCACGTCGGTGAGGCCCACGACGCCCTCGAGGCCGAGGGTGTCGGCGAGGCGCGGCAGGCGAAGGTCGCCGTCGACGACGGCGACGGTCGCGCCGGTCTCGGCCAGGGCCACGGCGAGGTTGGCCGTGGTGGTCGTCTTGCCCTCGCCGGGCAGGGACGACGTCACGACGAAGCACCGGCTGCCCGACTCGACGTTGACGAACTGCAGGTTGGTGCGGAGGGTGCGGAACGACTCGGCGCGAGGGTTCCGCGGGTCGACGTGCACGATCAGCGGGTTCTTCTTCGCACCAGGGTCGAAGCTGATGCCGCCGACGATCGGGGCGTCGGTGATGAGCTCGACGTCGTGCGAGCCGTGGATGCGCGTGTCGAGCGTGCTCCGCAGCACGGCTGCTCCGACGCCCAGTGCGAGCCCGACGAGCAGGCCGAGGCCGAGGTTCAGCGTGGTGCGCGGGGTGGCGGGTGCCGAGGCGACCGAACCGGGGACGATCGTGGCGATCTTGACCAGGCTCGCGCCTCCGTCGGTCGGCATCTCGAGCTCCTCGACGACCACCTGGGTCAGGGAGGCGCCGACCGCGTTGGCGATGTCGGCCGCCTGCTGGGCGTCGGTGTCGGTGACCGTGATGTTGATCAGCACGGTGTTGAGCGGAGAGTCCGCCGTGATGCGCGAGGCGAGCTCGGCGGCAGTCGTGTTCAGGCCGAGACCCTCGATGACAGGATCGAGCACGCTGTTGCTCGTGACGACGTCGACGTACGAGCGCACCTTCTGCTGGGCGGCACTGCTGCCCTGCACTGCGTCGCCCGTCGTCGCCGAGTCTGCTGACTGGACGGAGACGAACAGGCGCGTCGACGACACGTACGTCGGGGTCGCGAGGATGGACGACAGCGCTCCGGCGGCGACGCCCGCGAGCGTCAGCGCGGCGATGAGGATCCAGCCCTTGCGGAGGATTCGGATGTAGTCACGCAGTTCCACGCGGCGGGTCCTGTTCGTAGGGCCGCCGGGCGTGAAGTACTGATCCCCCAGACGACCTCGGAGCGGCTCCGCGAGGCCCCGCCCCCCTACGGGCACGACTGCGACCGAGCGGAACCTGGGTCGTCCTCAATACTTGCACATCATGTGTGGGTAAGAGACCAGCCGGTATCTTTTTTCTCGACCGAGCGGCTAGCCCTGGTTCTGGTAGCTGTGAGCCCCCGTCCCGGCGTAGGCGCCGCCCTCGACGATCAGGTACTCGGGGCGGATCGCGCGACCGGCGAAGAACGACTCGAGGATCTCGCGGGTCCCGGCCGCGTACCGGGCCTGCGGTGACCCGGGCGGCATCGACGCCGCCGCCCAGAAGGGCTCGCTCTCGCTCAGCCTCGGCACCGGCTGGGCCAAGTCGCTGTCGTTCACCACGGGCCAGTGCCCGGTGATGAAGTACAACCGGCAGCTGATGATGGCGATCCTGCACGACCGCACGAGCATCGCGAAGAACGTGCACGCGCAGGCGATAAGCCTCGCGGACGCCCCGCGCGGCTACGCCGAGTTCGACAAGGGCGCGGCCACGAAGTACGTCCTGAACCCGAACGACTACATCAAGGTGGCCTAGCGGGCGATGCCGCGCCGTGCCTCCTCGATCTCGAGACCGAGACCCGAGGAGGCGCGGCTCGGCCCGTCAGCGCCGGCTTCGCCCTCGCAGGGGGTGCAGTCGCTGCAAGGGGTGTATGACGGAATCTCCATGACGAACGCGCCCGACACCTCCTCCGTGCCCACCTCCTCCTCGTCGTCGGGGTACGACGAGCGCCAGAAGTGGCAGGCCTTCTGGGTCTGCGTGGGGGTGGCGGCCCTGACGATCCTCGACCTGTCGAAGGTCAACGTGGGGCTGCCGAGCATCGAGGCGTCGCTCGGCGCCGGACCGACCGCGCTGCAGCTGATCGTCGCCGGCTACGCCCTGGCCTTCGGCTTGTCGCTCGTGCCGTCGGGACGCCTCGGCGACCTCAAGTCGCGGCGCCTGATGTTCGTCATCGGCCTCAGCTCGTTCACCGTGGCCAGTGTGCTCTGCGCGATCGCCCCCACGGTCGAGCTGCTCGTCGCCGCGCGGATCCTGCAGGGCGTCGCCGCCGGCATCCAGATGCCGCAGGTGCTCGGCCTGATCCAGCAGCTGTTCCAGGGGCGCGAGCGCGGCAGGGCGTTCGGCCTGTTCGGCGCGGTCATCGGCGTCTCGACCGCGTTCGGCCCGACCATCGGCGGTCTGCTCATCGCGGTGGGCGGCGCCCAGGACGGCTGGCGCCTCCTGTTCTGGATGAACGTGCCGCTCGGCATCGTCGCCATCGTCTTCGCCCTCAAGCTGCTGCCCCGCACCTCGACGGCGCCGAGCGGCCACAACGAGCTCGACCTGATGGGCATCGTGCTGCTCGGGCTGACGATCCTCACCCTGATGCTGCCGTTCGTGCTGACCACCGGCCAGGGCGATGACCCGCTGCGCTGGCTGTTCCTGGTGGGCTTCGCTGGCTTCGGCGCCCTCTTCGTCTGGTGGGAGCAGCGCTACAAGGCCCGCGGCAAGTCGCCGGTCGTGCACTTCTCGCTGTTCTCGCTCGCGTCGTACCGCAACGGCACGCTCATCGCGACCGTCTACTTCTGCGCGCTGCCTGCGACGTTCCTGCTCACGACGCTCTTCCTGCAGCAGGGGCTCGGCCTCGAGCCCGTCTACGCGGGCATGGTGACCATCCCGTTCGCTCTCACCAGCGCTGTCGCCGCGTTCTACGGCGGACGCATCGTCGAGAAGTACGGCCGCAGCCTCGTCGTGCTCGGCCTCGTGCTCGTCGGAGTCGGCTTCGTCGTGCTGCTGCTGGCCGCGACGCTCACCCCGCCCGAGTACACGCCGTGGGCGATGGCGGGCGGCATGCTCGTCGCCGGCACCGGCGGAGGCTTCGTCATCTCGCCGAACCAGACCCTGACCCTGGCGGAGGTGCCGGTCGAGATGGGCGGAGTGGCCGGCTCCATGGGCCAGGTCGGCCAGCGCGCCGGCACCGCGATCGGCACGGCTGCGGCGGTCTCGACCTTCTACTCGGTGATCGCCGGACGCAGCGAGGGCTCGACCCTCGACATCTACCACGAGGCGTACCGCAGCGGGTTCCTGGTGACCATCGCCCTGGTGGCGGGAGCGCTCGTGCTGGCGCTGCTCGACCTGCGGGCGCGGAAGCAGGGGCGGGTGGGGGAGGCGGCCGACGCCTCCTAGGGGAGGCGCGGCCTGACCCGGCCGGGTTTGGCCCGATCTGGCCTGGCGCGACTACGCGGCGGGGGACTGCGCGGCCGCGGCGTCGAGCCAGGCCGTGATGTCGACGGCGAGCGTGCGGGGCAGGTCGACGGCGGCAGGGTCGACGCGGGTGATCGTGCTCGTGTGGGCGGCGGCGACGGAGGCGGCGGTGACGACGGACATGGTGGGCTCCTCTGCGAGACGGTCTGGTTGGCGGGGCCGCCGCGGCCCGTCGAGGTGACGACGGACCGCGAGGCTCCTGGCACGCTCACCCGTCGTGGGACGGGACCCCTCCGGGGTGCGGCGACTGCCTGCGGCCAGTCAAGCCGAGAGGGTGTGTCGTCAGCGTCAACCGAAAGGACCGGTTCTCGTCCTGCGCCTACTCCGGGCGGATGAGGTCGTGCGTCGGCGTCGAGTTGCCCCGAAGTGCTGCTCGCGGCCGGTCATGGCGACGTTTCGGGGCAACTCGATGCCCGGCGCGGGCGCGGGCGCGATCGTGCCCGCGCTCGTGGGCGCTCGTGCATGGGGTCAGGGGTGGGGGACGGACGCGGGATGCAGGCGGACGAATGCGAGGACGGCGTCGTGCAGCAGGCCGTTCGTCGCGAGTGCGCTGCCGTGCCACGGCCCTGGCTCGCCGTCGGTACTCGTGAACGTGCCGCCCGCCTCCTCGACGATCGGGATCAGCGCCGCCATGTCGTACGGCTCGAGGCCGAGCTCGCCCGCGACGTCGAGGGCTCCCTCGGCGACGAGGACGTACGACCAGAACTCTCCGTAGGCGCGCGTGCGCCAGACCTGGTCGGTCAGCGTGAGCAGCTGCTCGAGCCGGCCCGCCTCGCGCCAGTACTCGAGGCCGTTGTAGCTCAGCGACGCGTCGGCGAGGTCGCGGACGCCCGAGACGCGCAGGGGAGCGGCACCGTGCTCGGACGAGAACGCCCCGCCGCCCGTGCTGGCCCACCAGCGGCGGCCGAGGGCCGGAGCGCTGACGACGCCGAGCACG from Frigoribacterium sp. PvP032 includes these protein-coding regions:
- a CDS encoding nucleoside-diphosphate sugar epimerase/dehydratase — encoded protein: MNPNTSSPRSRTALQVGLDAIAWVLAVTTAVSLRYDFAYENVTWWAVSGVTLVIVLISAMAGFATGLYRRRFVPGSFAEVRALVVAVVSTGIVVGVPVLVVGTEIMVARSTVFIAMPLAFVLMGALRYVARLYVESQHRPGEDAQPTLIFGAGRLANHLIRRMLTDPTSPYLPVGLIDDDPERAGLRIEGVRVLGTRRELVDAAQRSGAEAIIVGVAKADAPLLQELADLTAEAGLRLMVLPLLDEILEGKSRLGDVRDIAIEDIIGRHPVDTEVESIAGYLQGKKVLVTGAGGSIGSELCRQIMKFAPDELIMLDRDETGLQQSQLSISGNGLLDTKEVVLADIRDPEALRVIFEERRPEVVFHAAALKHLPMLEQYPDEAWKTNVLGTQNVLDASKAVGVTTFVNISTDKAANPTSVLGHSKRLAERLTAWTADETGSRYLSVRFGNVLGSRGSMLPVFTAMIEAGGPLTITHPDVTRFFMTIPEACHLVVQAGGIGSPGEVLILDMGEPVKILDIAERMIAMSGRDIGITFTGLRDGEKLHEELVGNGESDNRPAHPKISHTIVPPLSVLELSDIKASSSVWRSLALLPGDR
- a CDS encoding low molecular weight phosphatase family protein, which gives rise to MSLFSPRGAPTGFSLLTVCTGNICRSPLAELYLRRGLADLDDVVVSSAGTMAVDDDVMPDQARALARSYDLEPDDHRARFLFERDVRSADLVIALAREHRRAVVSMHPRASRYTFTMREAARLAEGVTDAELAAVMPLVGSPVADRLRAAVVLLASRRGTVPAPEDAIDDDVVDPYRRSDETFAESGRQLVPAADVVLDLLRRAAASGNA
- a CDS encoding polysaccharide biosynthesis tyrosine autokinase, producing MELRDYIRILRKGWILIAALTLAGVAAGALSSILATPTYVSSTRLFVSVQSADSATTGDAVQGSSAAQQKVRSYVDVVTSNSVLDPVIEGLGLNTTAAELASRITADSPLNTVLINITVTDTDAQQAADIANAVGASLTQVVVEELEMPTDGGASLVKIATIVPGSVASAPATPRTTLNLGLGLLVGLALGVGAAVLRSTLDTRIHGSHDVELITDAPIVGGISFDPGAKKNPLIVHVDPRNPRAESFRTLRTNLQFVNVESGSRCFVVTSSLPGEGKTTTTANLAVALAETGATVAVVDGDLRLPRLADTLGLEGVVGLTDVLIGRADLQDVLQAWGRGTMYVLPAGRVPPNPSELLGSKAMIALLESLNASFDYVLIDAPPLLPVTDAAILSKLTGGAIVVSAAGRTTRNELQSALRNLEHIGSKVLGIVLTMLPTKGPDAYGYGNYGAYYGMEQDTPEAGIGDLPAAPKTRSRSAR
- a CDS encoding MFS transporter, producing the protein MTNAPDTSSVPTSSSSSGYDERQKWQAFWVCVGVAALTILDLSKVNVGLPSIEASLGAGPTALQLIVAGYALAFGLSLVPSGRLGDLKSRRLMFVIGLSSFTVASVLCAIAPTVELLVAARILQGVAAGIQMPQVLGLIQQLFQGRERGRAFGLFGAVIGVSTAFGPTIGGLLIAVGGAQDGWRLLFWMNVPLGIVAIVFALKLLPRTSTAPSGHNELDLMGIVLLGLTILTLMLPFVLTTGQGDDPLRWLFLVGFAGFGALFVWWEQRYKARGKSPVVHFSLFSLASYRNGTLIATVYFCALPATFLLTTLFLQQGLGLEPVYAGMVTIPFALTSAVAAFYGGRIVEKYGRSLVVLGLVLVGVGFVVLLLAATLTPPEYTPWAMAGGMLVAGTGGGFVISPNQTLTLAEVPVEMGGVAGSMGQVGQRAGTAIGTAAAVSTFYSVIAGRSEGSTLDIYHEAYRSGFLVTIALVAGALVLALLDLRARKQGRVGEAADAS
- a CDS encoding inositol monophosphatase family protein, which gives rise to MRLALTLADAADAISTERYRSADLHVSLKPDRTHVTDADQAVERAIRAGVESERPGDSFYGEEYGDDAAGDDAAGDRTARAHAAPRRQWIVDPIDGTANFLRGVPVWATLISLVVDGVPVLGVVSAPALGRRWWASTGGGAFSSEHGAAPLRVSGVRDLADASLSYNGLEYWREAGRLEQLLTLTDQVWRTRAYGEFWSYVLVAEGALDVAGELGLEPYDMAALIPIVEEAGGTFTSTDGEPGPWHGSALATNGLLHDAVLAFVRLHPASVPHP